In the Deinococcus carri genome, one interval contains:
- a CDS encoding pyruvate, water dikinase regulatory protein codes for MTPPARTVLIVSDHTGLTAENTARALLAHFPNQPLKYLQRPFVASVAAAQGVAREVAALASRGERPLIFTTITDAAVLRELEAAPAQMFDLLGPGLSALEQEFGEKAARSVGRHHDMHDQTSYLARMDALDFALATDDGLGDRQYGLADVILVGVSRAGKTPTSLFLALQHGIRASNYPLAEDDFERESLPIPLEPWRAKLHGLTIDPRRLHAIRTQRKPNSRYASLEQCEHEVRRAERLFQRVGIPVRDTTSASVEEIAAGILAQVRRG; via the coding sequence ATGACGCCGCCTGCCCGCACCGTCCTGATTGTCAGCGACCACACCGGCCTGACGGCCGAGAACACCGCCCGCGCGCTGCTGGCCCACTTTCCGAACCAGCCCCTCAAGTACCTTCAGCGGCCCTTTGTCGCCAGCGTGGCCGCCGCGCAGGGGGTGGCCCGCGAGGTCGCGGCGCTGGCCTCCCGTGGCGAACGCCCCCTGATCTTCACCACCATCACCGACGCGGCCGTGCTGCGCGAACTGGAAGCCGCGCCCGCCCAGATGTTCGACCTGCTCGGCCCCGGCCTCAGTGCCCTGGAACAGGAGTTCGGGGAAAAGGCCGCCCGCAGCGTGGGCCGCCACCACGACATGCACGACCAGACCAGCTACCTGGCCCGCATGGACGCGCTGGATTTCGCCCTCGCCACCGACGACGGCCTGGGTGACCGCCAGTACGGTCTGGCCGACGTGATCCTGGTGGGGGTCAGCCGCGCGGGCAAGACGCCCACCAGCCTGTTTCTGGCCCTCCAGCACGGCATCCGCGCCAGCAATTACCCCCTGGCGGAAGACGACTTCGAGCGCGAGTCGCTGCCCATTCCCCTCGAACCCTGGCGCGCCAAGCTGCACGGCCTGACCATCGACCCCCGCCGCCTGCACGCCATCCGCACCCAGCGCAAGCCGAACAGCCGCTACGCCAGCTTAGAGCAGTGCGAACACGAGGTTCGCCGCGCCGAGCGCCTCTTTCAGCGCGTGGGCATCCCGGTGCGCGACACCACCAGCGCCAGCGTGGAGGAAATCGCGGCGGGGATTCTGGCGCAGGTGCGGCGGGGGTGA
- the ppsA gene encoding phosphoenolpyruvate synthase, which produces MDMIRWFQTLRMTDVEVVGGKNASIGEMIQGLAGAGVRVPGGFATTADAFRAFLTHNSIEEKINARLSSLDVNDVVALAAAGKEIRGWVEEGELPAGLEGAIRDTYAQMTQEAGGTEPDVAVRSSATAEDLPEASFAGQQETFLNVRGIDSVLHHVRLVFASLYNDRAISYRVHHGFAHAEVALSAGVQRMVRTDLGVSGVAFTLDTESGYRDAVLVTAAYGLGELVVQGAVNPDEFFVYKPALKAGKRAVLRRTLGSKARKMIYAEGGGVESVDVPQAEQRRFCLSDEDLTELARQCVTIEEHYGRPMDIEWGKDGRDGLIYILQARPETVQSRAGRTLERFELSGSGEVLVEGRAVGNRIGAGVVRVVREVSEMDQVQEGDVLVADMTDPDWEPVMKRASAIVTNRGGRTCHAAIIARELGIPAVVGTGNATRELKSGQAVTVSCAEGDTGYVYAGELPFRVDRVELDAMPAVPMKIMMNVASPDRAFSFAALPNEGVGLARVEFVISNVIGIHPRALLDYPNVPEDVKAQIEERTAGYASPRDFFRDKLAEGVASIAAAFAPKPVIVRLSDFKSNEYAHLIGGPGYEPQEENPMIGFRGASRYRSADFAEAFALECEAIRLVRDEMGLTNVQVMIPFVRTVGEAQTIIGILERNGLTRGENELKVIMMCEVPSNAILADQFLEHFDGFSIGSNDLTQLTLALDRDSGLVADMFDEQNEAVLALMAQAIAAAKRQGKYVGICGQGPSDHPALAQWLMDQGIDSVSLNPDSVLSTWLHLAGEGTGERETARA; this is translated from the coding sequence ATGGACATGATTCGCTGGTTCCAGACACTAAGGATGACGGACGTGGAGGTCGTGGGCGGCAAGAACGCCTCCATCGGCGAGATGATTCAGGGGCTGGCGGGGGCCGGGGTGCGGGTGCCCGGCGGCTTTGCCACGACGGCGGATGCCTTCCGCGCCTTCCTGACCCACAACAGCATCGAGGAGAAGATCAACGCCCGGCTCTCCTCACTCGACGTGAACGACGTGGTGGCCCTGGCCGCCGCCGGTAAGGAAATTCGCGGCTGGGTCGAGGAAGGCGAACTGCCCGCGGGGCTGGAAGGGGCCATCCGCGACACCTACGCCCAGATGACGCAGGAAGCCGGGGGCACCGAGCCGGACGTGGCCGTGCGGTCGAGCGCCACCGCCGAGGACCTGCCGGAAGCGAGTTTCGCCGGGCAGCAGGAAACCTTCCTGAACGTGCGCGGCATCGACTCGGTGCTGCATCACGTCCGGCTGGTGTTCGCCTCTCTCTACAATGACCGGGCCATCTCCTACCGCGTCCACCACGGCTTCGCGCACGCGGAGGTCGCGCTGTCGGCGGGCGTGCAGCGCATGGTCCGCACCGACCTGGGCGTGAGCGGCGTGGCCTTTACCCTCGACACCGAGAGCGGCTACCGGGACGCGGTGCTGGTGACAGCAGCCTACGGCCTGGGCGAGCTGGTGGTGCAGGGCGCGGTGAACCCCGACGAGTTCTTCGTGTACAAGCCCGCGCTGAAGGCCGGGAAACGCGCGGTGCTGCGCCGCACTCTGGGCAGCAAGGCCCGCAAGATGATCTACGCCGAGGGCGGGGGCGTGGAGAGTGTGGATGTGCCGCAGGCCGAGCAACGGCGCTTCTGCCTCTCGGACGAGGACCTGACCGAACTCGCCCGGCAGTGCGTGACCATCGAGGAGCACTATGGCCGCCCGATGGACATCGAGTGGGGCAAGGACGGGCGCGACGGCCTGATCTACATCCTCCAGGCGCGGCCCGAGACGGTGCAGAGCCGTGCCGGGCGCACGCTGGAGCGCTTCGAGCTGTCGGGCAGCGGCGAGGTGCTGGTCGAGGGCCGCGCGGTGGGCAACCGCATCGGCGCGGGTGTGGTGCGGGTGGTCCGCGAAGTGAGCGAGATGGATCAGGTGCAGGAGGGCGACGTGCTGGTGGCCGACATGACCGACCCCGACTGGGAACCGGTGATGAAGCGGGCCAGCGCCATCGTGACCAACCGCGGCGGGCGCACCTGCCACGCGGCCATCATCGCGCGTGAGCTGGGGATTCCAGCGGTGGTGGGCACCGGCAATGCCACCCGCGAGCTGAAAAGCGGTCAGGCCGTGACCGTGAGCTGCGCCGAGGGCGACACCGGCTATGTGTACGCGGGGGAACTGCCCTTCCGCGTGGACCGGGTCGAACTCGACGCCATGCCCGCCGTCCCGATGAAGATCATGATGAATGTGGCCTCGCCCGACCGCGCCTTTTCCTTCGCGGCGCTGCCCAACGAGGGCGTGGGGCTGGCGCGTGTGGAGTTCGTCATCTCGAACGTGATCGGCATTCACCCCCGCGCGCTGCTGGACTACCCGAACGTGCCGGAGGACGTGAAGGCGCAGATCGAGGAGCGGACCGCCGGGTACGCCTCGCCGCGTGACTTCTTCCGCGACAAGCTGGCCGAGGGCGTGGCAAGCATTGCGGCCGCCTTCGCGCCCAAGCCCGTGATCGTGCGCCTCAGCGACTTCAAGAGCAACGAGTACGCCCACCTGATCGGCGGCCCCGGCTACGAGCCGCAGGAAGAGAACCCCATGATCGGGTTCCGGGGGGCCTCCCGCTACCGCTCCGCCGACTTTGCCGAGGCCTTCGCGCTGGAGTGCGAGGCCATCCGCCTGGTGCGTGACGAGATGGGCCTCACCAACGTGCAGGTGATGATTCCCTTCGTCCGCACGGTGGGCGAGGCGCAGACGATCATCGGGATTCTGGAAAGGAACGGCCTGACGCGCGGCGAGAACGAGCTGAAGGTGATCATGATGTGCGAGGTGCCCTCCAACGCCATCCTGGCCGACCAGTTCCTCGAACATTTCGACGGCTTCTCCATCGGCTCCAACGACCTGACGCAGCTCACGCTGGCGCTCGACCGCGACTCGGGGCTGGTGGCCGACATGTTCGACGAGCAGAACGAGGCCGTGCTCGCGCTGATGGCCCAGGCCATCGCCGCCGCCAAGCGCCAGGGCAAGTACGTGGGCATCTGCGGGCAGGGACCCTCGGACCACCCCGCCCTCGCCCAGTGGCTGATGGATCAGGGCATCGACTCGGTGAGCCTCAACCCCGACAGCGTGCTGAGCACCTGGCTGCACCTGGCGGGCGAAGGGACCGGGGAGCGCGAGACGGCACGGGCGTAA
- a CDS encoding branched-chain amino acid ABC transporter substrate-binding protein: MKQAVLSALLLAGTANAATIKIATVSPLSGSLTPIGSEVKRGAELAVQEQAAAFKALGYDLVLTPYDDQASAVLGGQVAKTIVADKGIVGVVGALNSSVSNVLAQAFGPAGLATISPASTNDQLTQNDWAHFSRVVAPDAAQGVAAANYIADELKARSVFVISDNTAYGNGLTRVLLSNLKKQKVNVAAYAGASNATQIADVVKKVKGSGADVVYFGGTDDTGSQLLKALRAAGITAIFMGGDGLDSPSFLQRVGIAGAGVVYSTVFGPVSSFSNALDFTEKYQAAYKSKPSGVAVYAYDATNTLLAAVRAAATSARGVPTRAQVSAAVRKVNLPACFNADKARCTTITGAIAFSGNGERQRSRVLIMRFDDVLQPQVAKVQTVTAESLK; encoded by the coding sequence TTGAAGCAGGCTGTCCTCTCCGCGCTGCTGCTGGCGGGAACAGCGAACGCCGCGACCATCAAGATCGCCACCGTCAGTCCTCTCAGCGGCAGCCTGACGCCGATTGGCAGCGAGGTCAAACGCGGCGCGGAGCTGGCGGTACAGGAGCAGGCCGCGGCCTTCAAGGCCCTCGGCTACGACCTGGTGCTGACGCCGTATGACGATCAGGCCTCCGCCGTCCTGGGCGGGCAGGTCGCCAAGACGATCGTGGCGGATAAGGGCATCGTGGGTGTGGTCGGGGCGCTGAATTCCAGCGTGTCGAACGTGCTGGCGCAGGCGTTCGGCCCCGCTGGCCTCGCCACCATCTCGCCCGCCAGCACCAACGACCAGCTCACGCAAAACGACTGGGCGCACTTCAGCCGGGTCGTGGCCCCGGACGCCGCCCAGGGGGTCGCCGCCGCAAACTACATCGCGGATGAACTGAAGGCGCGCTCGGTGTTCGTGATTTCCGACAACACCGCTTACGGCAACGGCCTGACCCGCGTGCTGCTCAGCAACCTCAAGAAGCAGAAGGTGAACGTGGCGGCCTATGCCGGGGCCTCCAACGCGACCCAGATTGCCGACGTCGTGAAGAAGGTCAAGGGCAGTGGGGCCGACGTGGTGTATTTCGGCGGCACCGACGACACCGGCTCACAACTGCTCAAGGCGCTGCGGGCGGCGGGCATCACCGCGATCTTCATGGGTGGAGACGGCCTGGACTCCCCGAGTTTCCTCCAGCGCGTCGGCATCGCGGGGGCGGGCGTGGTGTACAGCACGGTCTTCGGGCCGGTGAGTTCCTTTTCCAACGCCCTGGACTTTACCGAGAAGTACCAGGCGGCCTACAAGAGCAAGCCCAGCGGCGTCGCCGTGTACGCCTACGACGCGACCAACACCCTCCTGGCCGCGGTCCGGGCGGCGGCGACCAGCGCCCGTGGTGTGCCCACCCGTGCCCAGGTCAGCGCCGCCGTCCGCAAGGTCAACCTCCCGGCCTGCTTCAACGCGGACAAGGCGCGCTGCACGACCATCACCGGGGCCATCGCCTTTTCCGGGAATGGCGAGCGCCAGCGCTCCCGCGTGCTGATCATGCGCTTCGACGACGTGCTTCAGCCGCAGGTCGCCAAGGTGCAGACGGTGACGGCCGAGAGCCTGAAGTGA